Proteins from a genomic interval of Paenibacillus lentus:
- a CDS encoding ABC transporter substrate-binding protein yields the protein MFINQERLFTFKKTSVIAVITAAVMMLSACGSPAKPAAKGNGNTGNSASSMEQTQTSEAGPAKVTGQLMFYTSQPEEDAVQLVQAFNKKYPDVKVETFRSGTEEVTAKIQAEQQAGSVQADVLLLADAVTFEGLKQQDLLLSYKSPEAEHIADELVDPDGMYTGTKVIATILAANTNKVPNLPTSWQALASSDSKDAAIMPSPLYSGAAAYNIGVFSRTDGFGWDYLQVLKDNNMSVIKGNGAVLKAVASGEKSYGMVVDYMVVREKAKGSPIDLSYPSEGVPIITEPIAIMKGTDNEKAAQAFVDFVLSEEGQKLSVEIGYTPIRKGVSPPEGLKGIADIKILSGDLNTLTQEREADKKKFTELFGN from the coding sequence ATGTTCATAAACCAAGAGAGATTGTTTACGTTTAAAAAAACTTCGGTCATCGCTGTTATAACAGCTGCTGTAATGATGCTCAGCGCCTGTGGTTCACCAGCGAAGCCAGCCGCTAAAGGCAACGGTAACACAGGGAACTCCGCTTCCAGTATGGAGCAGACTCAGACTTCGGAAGCGGGTCCGGCCAAGGTAACAGGACAGCTCATGTTCTATACGTCTCAGCCGGAAGAAGATGCTGTACAGCTCGTTCAAGCGTTCAACAAAAAATACCCGGATGTCAAAGTGGAGACCTTCCGCTCGGGAACAGAAGAGGTTACCGCCAAAATCCAGGCGGAGCAGCAGGCCGGCAGCGTGCAGGCTGACGTTCTACTGCTGGCGGATGCTGTTACCTTTGAAGGTTTGAAGCAGCAGGACTTGCTGCTGTCTTATAAGTCACCAGAGGCGGAGCATATTGCCGATGAGCTCGTAGACCCGGACGGTATGTATACCGGAACGAAGGTTATTGCCACGATTCTGGCGGCCAATACCAACAAGGTGCCTAATCTGCCGACATCCTGGCAGGCGCTGGCCTCGTCGGACAGCAAGGATGCCGCGATTATGCCAAGCCCGCTGTATTCCGGGGCTGCTGCCTATAATATTGGTGTATTTTCACGGACGGATGGCTTTGGTTGGGATTATCTTCAGGTGCTGAAGGACAATAATATGTCAGTCATTAAAGGGAATGGGGCTGTATTAAAGGCGGTCGCAAGTGGAGAAAAGTCCTATGGCATGGTTGTAGATTATATGGTTGTGCGGGAGAAAGCCAAGGGTTCCCCGATCGACTTAAGCTATCCGTCTGAAGGTGTGCCGATCATTACGGAGCCGATTGCGATTATGAAGGGTACGGATAATGAGAAAGCGGCGCAAGCCTTTGTAGATTTTGTACTGTCCGAGGAAGGCCAGAAGCTGTCCGTGGAGATTGGATACACGCCGATTCGCAAAGGTGTCTCACCACCAGAAGGATTAAAGGGGATTGCCGATATCAAAATCCTGTCCGGCGACCTGAACACGCTAACCCAGGAACGCGAAGCAGATAAGAAGAAATTTACGGAATTATTCGGTAATTAA
- a CDS encoding ABC transporter permease yields MTDMNTPGVELRARKGNGGFPLSLPGTSSAGHKIGIALGIIATLFFFVLPIIKLTLLSVQGEQGFSLHYYTELLQQERFWRTMKYTFVIVIGSTLLSVVMGVTAAWLMAYTDLSHKKLLHLLILLCFVLPSYVLTLSWSSFMSPQGWMAAVLRWFQPGAKPWSMYSVGGIIFVMGIHHFPLVYLFTVNVLRKIPRDLEWAASTGGAGKWKTFARITMPLALPGVTAGGLLVFLASLDNFGIPAFLGTPVNISVLSTLIYEEIIGFGPSAFGRGASLSVILGLIAVVGTTLQWLSVRKSKQAEALRADEEPRYALGKHRYWLNPLLWGSLIFITIIPLFAMISLSLKRSYGGKGFSNLTLDNYRYILFDNPSTWKSIQNSLALSFATLLACLIIGTLFAYFRVRRPSKLNRLAELAISVPYTLPGIVFALSMILVWMEPMPGWNPGIYGTTTILFIAYVCRFLVLQIRAGVTAFTQVDASMEEAARISGAGVWRRWRRILLPMLLPGLLSGALLVFLTALTELTVSALLYSSGSQTIGVTIFGFEQAGNTLYSTALSSLIVFLIFTGAGLLGLLQKFTLRKGVRS; encoded by the coding sequence ATGACGGACATGAATACTCCCGGCGTGGAGCTGAGGGCTAGGAAGGGGAACGGGGGCTTTCCCTTATCCCTTCCCGGCACATCCTCGGCAGGTCATAAAATAGGTATAGCTCTAGGGATCATTGCGACATTGTTCTTTTTTGTACTGCCGATCATCAAGCTGACTCTGCTTAGTGTGCAGGGTGAACAAGGCTTCTCCCTTCATTATTATACGGAGCTGCTGCAGCAGGAGCGCTTTTGGCGAACGATGAAATATACGTTTGTTATCGTCATCGGATCTACGCTGCTGTCCGTCGTTATGGGTGTTACGGCGGCCTGGTTGATGGCTTATACTGATTTATCGCATAAAAAACTGCTGCACTTGCTCATACTGCTGTGCTTTGTGCTGCCGTCCTACGTCCTTACTCTATCCTGGTCATCCTTTATGAGCCCGCAGGGCTGGATGGCTGCTGTGCTGCGGTGGTTCCAGCCCGGGGCTAAGCCGTGGAGCATGTACAGCGTGGGCGGTATTATTTTTGTCATGGGGATTCATCATTTTCCGCTGGTCTATTTATTTACGGTCAACGTGTTGAGAAAAATCCCCCGCGATCTGGAATGGGCCGCGAGCACGGGTGGGGCGGGAAAATGGAAGACCTTCGCCCGGATTACAATGCCCCTGGCATTGCCTGGCGTAACGGCAGGCGGGCTGCTCGTCTTTCTCGCTTCCCTGGATAATTTCGGCATCCCGGCCTTCCTTGGGACGCCGGTCAACATCAGCGTTCTCAGCACGCTCATTTATGAGGAAATTATCGGCTTCGGTCCTTCCGCCTTCGGGCGGGGTGCCTCATTGTCCGTCATTCTCGGCTTGATCGCCGTGGTCGGAACCACTCTCCAGTGGCTGTCGGTCCGCAAAAGCAAGCAGGCTGAAGCGCTGCGAGCTGATGAAGAGCCGCGATATGCGCTCGGCAAGCATCGATATTGGCTTAACCCGCTGCTGTGGGGCAGCCTGATTTTTATTACGATTATTCCGCTGTTTGCCATGATATCTCTTTCCCTTAAAAGGTCTTATGGAGGGAAGGGGTTTAGCAATCTGACACTCGACAACTACCGATATATTCTGTTCGACAATCCGTCTACCTGGAAATCGATACAGAACAGTCTGGCGCTTTCATTCGCAACGCTGCTCGCCTGTTTGATCATCGGCACTCTGTTTGCTTATTTCCGGGTGCGCAGACCCTCGAAATTGAATCGGCTCGCCGAGCTGGCTATATCGGTTCCTTATACGCTGCCGGGCATCGTCTTTGCCCTGTCGATGATCCTTGTCTGGATGGAGCCGATGCCCGGCTGGAATCCGGGCATATACGGAACGACGACGATTTTATTTATCGCTTATGTCTGTCGGTTTCTTGTTTTGCAAATTCGGGCGGGAGTGACGGCATTTACCCAGGTGGATGCTTCCATGGAGGAGGCGGCTCGCATCTCGGGGGCCGGAGTCTGGCGGCGTTGGAGGAGAATTCTGCTGCCTATGCTGCTGCCGGGGCTGCTTAGCGGAGCGCTGCTCGTCTTTTTGACCGCGCTGACCGAATTAACGGTATCCGCTCTGCTCTACTCCTCCGGCTCGCAGACGATCGGAGTGACTATATTCGGCTTTGAACAGGCGGGAAATACGCTTTATTCCACAGCTCTATCTAGCTTGATCGTATTCCTGATCTTTACAGGTGCCGGATTGCTAGGACTTCTTCAGAAATTTACTTTACGAAAAGGGGTTCGGTCATGA
- a CDS encoding ABC transporter ATP-binding protein — protein sequence MTIQLKQVSKTFGSFRALKSVDLTIADGEFVAILGPSGCGKTTLLRMLAGFEQPTSGEIAIDGSVVASSKSSVPPEKRRIGMVFQNFALWPHMNIYEHVRFPIRTHKETPKAIREREDERINEVLRLVGLSALAKRMPHELSGGQKQRVAIARAIAPEPSLLLMDEPLSSLDAMLRMDMRREIQSVHRETGSAIVYVTHDQGEALSMADRIVVMKDGQIEQVGTPQEIYLRPETEFVARFVSKANLIQGSWSDNRFTPLGADPSTYWPGEGVADCFKSQGLYPVRPDQFRLKPAQAGGLYGEIVNVQFQGREFNYDVRAAGQQWEVISPAPFKLHDQVSLHIPAVNSGPLPPTVAGAVNPGPLPATVAGTALSAASGEASVEAFGGTVGGGAGSVLEAVSTGASGQVGGSALKTSSERASDKASGRTVGGALGIVSGETAGGTLGIASGGVIGGALGIASGETVGGALEIASGGAVDKAIDKASGAADGALEMVDPQGTSRW from the coding sequence ATGACCATTCAATTGAAACAGGTGAGCAAGACGTTTGGGAGCTTTCGGGCTTTAAAATCCGTCGATCTAACTATTGCGGACGGCGAGTTCGTGGCAATTCTTGGCCCCTCCGGCTGCGGAAAAACCACCTTGCTGCGCATGCTGGCGGGCTTTGAACAGCCGACCTCCGGGGAAATCGCCATCGACGGCAGCGTCGTGGCCAGCTCTAAATCGAGCGTCCCTCCGGAGAAGAGGCGAATTGGCATGGTGTTCCAAAATTTCGCTTTGTGGCCGCATATGAATATATATGAGCATGTCCGGTTTCCGATTCGCACACATAAAGAGACGCCCAAGGCGATCCGCGAGCGGGAGGATGAACGGATTAACGAAGTGCTCCGGCTTGTGGGACTTTCCGCGCTGGCGAAGCGGATGCCGCATGAGCTGTCCGGCGGCCAGAAGCAGAGAGTCGCCATTGCTAGGGCGATTGCTCCCGAGCCATCGCTGCTGCTGATGGACGAACCGCTAAGCAGTTTAGATGCAATGCTGCGCATGGACATGCGGCGGGAAATACAGTCCGTGCACCGGGAGACTGGCTCCGCCATCGTTTATGTCACGCATGATCAGGGAGAAGCCTTATCCATGGCGGACCGGATCGTTGTGATGAAGGACGGGCAGATCGAGCAGGTCGGTACGCCGCAGGAGATTTATTTGCGCCCGGAGACTGAGTTCGTGGCCCGCTTTGTATCCAAGGCCAATTTAATCCAGGGGAGCTGGAGTGATAACCGCTTTACGCCGCTTGGCGCTGACCCTTCGACTTATTGGCCCGGCGAAGGCGTGGCGGATTGCTTCAAATCGCAAGGCCTCTATCCGGTGCGGCCGGATCAATTCCGACTCAAGCCCGCTCAAGCCGGGGGGCTGTACGGAGAAATCGTCAATGTTCAATTCCAAGGAAGAGAGTTCAATTACGATGTTCGTGCAGCCGGCCAGCAGTGGGAAGTGATTTCTCCTGCACCGTTCAAGCTTCATGATCAGGTATCGCTGCATATTCCCGCCGTGAATTCCGGCCCGTTGCCCCCAACCGTTGCAGGTGCCGTGAATCCCGGCCCGTTGCCTGCAACTGTTGCAGGCACGGCTTTGAGTGCAGCTTCGGGTGAAGCTTCTGTTGAAGCTTTTGGTGGAACTGTGGGTGGGGGCGCGGGGAGCGTATTAGAAGCTGTCTCTACTGGAGCTTCTGGTCAAGTTGGAGGTAGCGCGTTAAAGACATCTTCAGAGAGAGCTTCCGATAAGGCTTCCGGTCGAACTGTAGGTGGAGCGTTAGGGATAGTTTCCGGGGAAACTGCAGGTGGAACTTTAGGGATAGCTTCCGGTGGAGTTATAGGTGGAGCGTTAGGGATAGCTTCGGGGGAAACTGTAGGTGGAGCGTTAGAGATAGCTTCAGGCGGAGCCGTGGATAAAGCGATAGATAAAGCCTCCGGTGCTGCTGATGGAGCATTAGAGATGGTAGATCCACAAGGTACATCAAGGTGGTGA
- a CDS encoding Cof-type HAD-IIB family hydrolase, protein MIFFDIDGTLLDHHKRLPGSAKAAIQTLQRLGHEVALATGRSPFMLQQVADELGIDSYVGFNGQYVVMKGKLIYAKPFQDEELDELSRFAADRGHPLVHLNEESMRSSMIHHPYVEQCISSLEYPPPECDPDYFRGRSIYQTMLFCEEVEEQPYRDQFAGLRFVRWHPYSLDVLPGGGSKANGIAQLIRSMGFEPEEVYAFGDNLNDLEMLQYVGHGVAMGNAPDSVKEIARHVTTDVDQHGIVHGLRMVGLLP, encoded by the coding sequence ATGATATTCTTTGACATTGACGGAACGCTGCTGGATCATCACAAGCGTTTGCCCGGCTCGGCCAAGGCAGCCATTCAAACCTTGCAGCGGCTCGGTCATGAGGTGGCTCTGGCGACAGGACGTTCCCCGTTTATGCTGCAACAGGTAGCCGACGAATTGGGTATTGACTCTTATGTCGGCTTCAACGGCCAGTATGTCGTAATGAAGGGGAAGCTCATCTATGCGAAGCCTTTCCAGGATGAAGAGCTGGACGAATTGTCCCGATTCGCTGCGGATCGTGGTCATCCACTGGTTCATTTAAATGAAGAATCGATGCGCAGTAGCATGATCCATCATCCCTACGTAGAACAGTGCATTTCGTCGTTGGAATATCCGCCTCCCGAATGCGACCCCGATTATTTCAGAGGGCGTTCCATCTATCAAACCATGCTGTTTTGCGAAGAGGTGGAGGAGCAGCCGTATCGCGATCAGTTTGCGGGACTTCGCTTTGTGCGCTGGCATCCTTATTCCCTGGATGTATTGCCGGGCGGGGGATCGAAGGCAAATGGGATTGCCCAGCTCATCCGCAGCATGGGCTTCGAGCCGGAGGAGGTCTATGCATTCGGCGACAATCTCAACGATTTGGAGATGCTGCAGTATGTCGGCCATGGTGTTGCCATGGGCAATGCGCCGGATAGCGTAAAGGAAATCGCCAGGCATGTGACCACCGATGTAGATCAGCATGGTATCGTTCATGGATTGCGTATGGTCGGGCTGCTGCCTTGA
- the prfA gene encoding peptide chain release factor 1, with protein MLDRLQSLADRYEKLSELLCDPDVASDTKKLRDYSKEQSDLQPAYEAYTEYKKVIEELEAAKAMQAEKLDDEMREMVKMEIEELSARQQELEETIRILLLPKDPNDDKNVIVEIRGAAGGDEAALFAADLYRMYTRFADNQGWKVDVMDVNESDLGGFKEIIFMINGRGAYSKMKYESGAHRVQRIPATESGGRIHTSTSTVAVMPEAEEVDVEILDKDIRVDTFCSSGAGGQSVNTTKSAVRVTHVPTGIVATCQDGKSQNSNKEKALQVLRARISDMMRQEEEAKYAGERKSKVGTGDRSERIRTYNFPQSRVTDHRIGLTIHKLEQVMNGDIEELVSALTIAEQAELMEKGE; from the coding sequence TTGTTAGATCGACTTCAATCCCTGGCTGATCGCTATGAGAAATTGAGCGAATTGCTCTGCGATCCGGATGTGGCGAGTGACACGAAGAAATTAAGGGATTATTCCAAGGAACAATCGGACTTACAGCCCGCTTATGAGGCTTATACCGAATATAAGAAAGTCATCGAAGAGCTAGAAGCGGCGAAAGCTATGCAAGCCGAGAAGCTGGACGATGAAATGCGCGAAATGGTCAAGATGGAAATCGAGGAGCTGTCCGCGCGCCAGCAGGAGCTGGAAGAGACGATCCGCATCTTGCTATTGCCTAAGGATCCTAACGATGACAAGAACGTTATTGTGGAAATCCGCGGGGCTGCGGGCGGAGATGAGGCGGCTTTATTTGCTGCTGACCTGTATCGTATGTACACGCGTTTTGCGGATAACCAAGGCTGGAAAGTGGATGTTATGGATGTCAACGAGAGCGATCTCGGCGGCTTCAAGGAAATAATTTTCATGATTAATGGCCGCGGTGCCTACAGTAAAATGAAATACGAGAGCGGTGCGCATCGCGTACAGCGTATTCCGGCGACGGAGTCGGGCGGACGGATCCATACCTCTACCTCGACGGTTGCGGTCATGCCGGAAGCGGAGGAAGTGGATGTCGAGATTCTAGATAAAGATATCCGCGTCGATACGTTTTGCTCCAGCGGTGCTGGTGGACAGTCCGTTAATACGACGAAATCCGCAGTGCGCGTGACGCATGTCCCGACGGGCATTGTGGCAACGTGCCAAGACGGTAAATCGCAGAACTCCAATAAGGAGAAGGCACTACAGGTGCTGCGGGCCCGAATTTCCGATATGATGCGTCAAGAGGAAGAGGCGAAGTACGCCGGTGAACGGAAGAGCAAGGTAGGTACGGGTGACCGCAGTGAGCGGATTCGTACGTATAACTTCCCGCAGAGCCGGGTGACAGATCATCGGATCGGTCTGACGATCCATAAGCTCGAGCAAGTGATGAACGGGGATATCGAAGAACTCGTGTCCGCGCTGACGATAGCCGAGCAGGCCGAATTGATGGAAAAAGGAGAATAA
- the prmC gene encoding peptide chain release factor N(5)-glutamine methyltransferase, with protein MNRDGVSYTLSAKHNISEARREASSFLAAAGVQEPDSNAELLIRHVLGLDGAAYLAALRDPFPREKQGAWEEVIRRKAAGEPAQYIIGEQEFYGLTFQVTPAVLIPRPETELLVEAIVQHADRLAVGALYAADIGTGSGSIAAALKHLRPGWRVAASDISPDALAVAQGNVRRLGLDVAFKQGNLLEPFAGEPLDIVVSNPPYIPADVIAGLQPEVRDYEPRTALDGGPDGLAPYREMMAQLALLPQPPRLIGFELGMGQAADVAELLRAAGHWREIVTVADLAGIDRHVLGVADHRS; from the coding sequence TTGAACAGAGATGGCGTAAGCTATACCCTATCTGCCAAGCATAATATTTCGGAAGCCCGCAGAGAGGCTTCTTCTTTTTTAGCGGCGGCGGGCGTGCAGGAGCCGGATTCCAATGCCGAGCTGCTGATTCGGCATGTACTTGGGCTTGACGGCGCGGCTTATTTGGCGGCGTTACGCGATCCTTTCCCACGCGAGAAGCAGGGGGCGTGGGAGGAAGTGATCCGCCGCAAAGCGGCGGGCGAGCCAGCGCAGTACATCATCGGGGAGCAGGAGTTCTACGGCTTGACCTTTCAGGTCACGCCGGCCGTCCTGATTCCCCGCCCGGAGACGGAGCTGCTCGTGGAGGCGATCGTGCAGCATGCCGATCGCCTCGCCGTCGGCGCGCTGTACGCCGCCGACATTGGCACAGGCAGCGGCTCGATTGCCGCTGCTCTGAAGCACCTGCGCCCAGGCTGGCGCGTGGCGGCGAGCGATATCTCGCCGGATGCGCTGGCGGTGGCGCAGGGCAATGTCCGGCGGCTCGGCCTGGACGTGGCGTTCAAGCAGGGCAACCTGCTTGAACCTTTTGCCGGCGAGCCGCTGGACATCGTGGTGTCCAATCCGCCGTATATTCCGGCGGATGTCATCGCGGGCCTCCAGCCGGAGGTGCGCGACTATGAGCCGCGCACCGCGCTTGACGGAGGCCCGGACGGCCTTGCGCCATACCGCGAGATGATGGCGCAGCTGGCGCTGCTTCCGCAGCCGCCCCGCCTGATCGGCTTTGAGCTCGGTATGGGGCAGGCCGCTGATGTAGCTGAGCTGCTGCGTGCCGCCGGGCACTGGCGGGAGATCGTGACCGTCGCTGATTTAGCCGGGATTGATCGGCATGTGCTGGGTGTAGCTGATCATCGAAGTTAA
- a CDS encoding FtsW/RodA/SpoVE family cell cycle protein, whose translation MLNKLKKIDFVIVFILLILMGISIVVLYSATANTKYSGYHLQMLKYYILGFVVFFLVSLLDFRLLIKHAIYIYLFGLSLLVVVVFIGNTYHNATGWMTLPGGISFQPAEFFKLILVIFLGFLLVRKRKTGLLFWRDVVPICLLTFIPFAAVMAQNDLGNALSYLVILAGMLWIGNIKYTHALIALAIFAGGFIGGISAYKIYYEQVYSFFESIGRVHWVERIDPWLMPEMATDKAIYHTRNAKLAIATGGMTGEGFMQGGNVQAELVPLTYSDSIFVVIAEEFGFIGCSILLLLYFVLIHRLILISLDCRDRSGPLIIVGIVAMLLYQIFENIGMFIGLMPLTGITLPFISYGGTSLIINMASIGVAMSILIYGKEAEEEQPLTTSRYASVRSQ comes from the coding sequence ATGCTTAATAAACTTAAGAAAATTGACTTTGTGATCGTGTTCATTTTGCTAATCCTCATGGGAATCAGCATTGTAGTTCTTTACAGTGCAACGGCCAATACGAAGTATAGCGGTTATCACCTTCAAATGCTGAAATATTACATTTTAGGTTTTGTCGTATTTTTTCTCGTATCCTTGCTGGATTTCCGTCTGTTGATTAAACATGCGATATATATTTATTTGTTCGGTTTAAGTCTGCTTGTCGTGGTCGTGTTCATCGGAAATACGTATCATAATGCGACAGGATGGATGACCTTGCCGGGGGGGATCAGTTTTCAACCCGCAGAGTTCTTTAAATTAATTTTAGTCATCTTTCTCGGTTTCCTGCTTGTCCGCAAGCGAAAAACTGGGCTGTTGTTTTGGCGGGACGTTGTCCCGATCTGCCTACTTACCTTTATTCCGTTTGCTGCGGTGATGGCGCAGAATGATTTGGGGAATGCGCTGAGTTATCTTGTGATTCTGGCGGGGATGCTTTGGATCGGGAACATAAAATATACGCATGCCTTGATTGCTTTGGCTATTTTTGCCGGCGGGTTCATCGGGGGAATTAGTGCGTACAAGATATACTATGAGCAGGTATATAGTTTTTTCGAAAGTATCGGGCGAGTGCATTGGGTTGAACGCATCGATCCTTGGCTGATGCCCGAAATGGCAACGGATAAGGCGATCTATCATACGAGAAACGCTAAGCTGGCCATCGCCACCGGAGGAATGACGGGGGAAGGGTTCATGCAGGGCGGCAATGTACAGGCTGAACTGGTGCCTTTGACATATTCGGATTCTATTTTCGTCGTCATCGCCGAGGAGTTCGGCTTTATCGGCTGTTCGATTTTGCTGCTGTTGTATTTTGTGCTGATTCATCGGCTGATCTTGATTTCGCTGGATTGCCGCGATCGGTCTGGGCCGCTAATTATCGTTGGAATCGTAGCGATGCTGCTGTATCAGATTTTCGAGAATATCGGGATGTTTATAGGTTTGATGCCATTAACAGGGATCACCTTGCCTTTTATCAGTTATGGAGGAACGTCCCTGATCATAAATATGGCGAGTATTGGGGTGGCGATGAGCATTCTCATTTACGGCAAAGAGGCGGAGGAGGAACAGCCTTTAACCACCTCGCGTTACGCTTCGGTGAGGTCGCAATAG
- the spoIIR gene encoding stage II sporulation protein R, producing the protein MGQQFRSIALIFCSFMILLMSWEGQKSDAAAIGGSIPEESIRLRILANSDRPGDQVIKRRVRDAIVEQMNGWVQQLEHPLSLTEARQIIENNLALVEDTVKQTLEKSGKTYTYQVELGMVSFPTKMYGGAVYPAGEYEALRVTLGKGEGKNWWCVLFPPLCFVDAGSGEALAKDGDAEVKVQAQQEEAEVRFFLWDMLTGLWNWIVSFFK; encoded by the coding sequence ATGGGGCAGCAATTCCGCAGTATTGCACTTATATTTTGCAGTTTCATGATCTTGTTGATGTCTTGGGAAGGGCAGAAAAGCGATGCCGCTGCTATAGGCGGTTCTATTCCGGAGGAATCGATTCGGCTGCGAATTTTGGCCAATTCGGATCGGCCGGGTGATCAAGTGATCAAACGGCGGGTTCGCGACGCCATCGTTGAGCAGATGAACGGTTGGGTCCAGCAGCTGGAGCATCCGCTTAGCTTGACGGAAGCCCGGCAAATCATCGAAAACAACTTGGCTTTGGTGGAAGACACGGTGAAGCAGACGCTCGAAAAAAGCGGCAAAACCTACACATACCAAGTGGAGCTCGGAATGGTATCTTTTCCGACAAAAATGTACGGCGGCGCGGTATACCCGGCTGGAGAGTATGAGGCGCTGCGCGTAACTCTGGGGAAAGGTGAGGGCAAGAATTGGTGGTGTGTGCTGTTTCCGCCGTTATGCTTCGTCGATGCGGGCAGCGGTGAAGCGCTGGCAAAGGATGGGGATGCAGAGGTGAAGGTGCAGGCGCAGCAGGAGGAGGCCGAGGTTCGCTTCTTTTTATGGGATATGCTGACCGGTCTGTGGAATTGGATTGTCAGTTTCTTTAAATAA
- a CDS encoding L-threonylcarbamoyladenylate synthase, with translation MNDYNQGKKVMKECAGTSKTRWWDVRSRGSEGAGAIEEAAAMLASGGTVAFPTETVYGLGADARSTIAVEAIFAAKGRPSDNPLIVHIADIKQLDGLVAEVNETARALMEAYWPGPLTLVLPAAPGAVSPRVTAGLPTVAVRMPAHDVALRLIAAAGCPVAAPSANRSGRPSPTLAQHVGEDLAGAIDGIVDGGPTGVGVESTVVEAGPDGTVTVLRPGGITAEQLARIAPGGVYLDPALQEAGGAQDIPAPKSPGMKYAHYAPRGTLRIVRGAAPEAVAARIAAELEAAARRGEVTGVLAFDEHLPDFRADCVLSLGSVHELETAAHRLYGALRRFDECGVTYMLAEACPEDGLGAAVMNRLLKAAGHDVIEV, from the coding sequence ATGAATGATTATAATCAGGGGAAGAAAGTGATGAAGGAATGTGCGGGTACAAGTAAAACTCGCTGGTGGGATGTGAGGTCCCGAGGGAGTGAGGGGGCGGGGGCCATCGAAGAGGCGGCTGCCATGCTGGCTTCCGGGGGGACGGTTGCTTTCCCGACCGAGACGGTGTATGGCCTCGGTGCGGATGCTCGGAGCACGATAGCGGTGGAGGCTATTTTTGCCGCCAAAGGTCGGCCTTCCGATAATCCGCTGATCGTGCATATTGCGGACATCAAGCAATTGGATGGTCTTGTCGCAGAGGTGAACGAGACGGCTCGCGCGCTGATGGAGGCTTATTGGCCGGGGCCGCTGACGCTGGTGCTGCCAGCGGCTCCCGGTGCCGTCTCGCCGCGGGTAACGGCGGGACTGCCCACCGTGGCCGTGCGTATGCCGGCTCACGATGTGGCGCTGCGGCTGATTGCCGCAGCGGGGTGTCCGGTGGCGGCGCCGAGCGCCAACCGGTCGGGGCGGCCGAGCCCTACGCTGGCGCAGCACGTGGGCGAAGATTTGGCCGGCGCGATCGACGGCATCGTCGACGGTGGGCCCACGGGGGTGGGCGTGGAGTCGACGGTGGTAGAAGCCGGCCCTGACGGCACGGTCACCGTGCTCCGCCCTGGCGGGATCACGGCCGAGCAGCTCGCCCGCATTGCGCCGGGCGGCGTGTACCTGGACCCCGCCCTGCAGGAGGCAGGCGGGGCTCAGGACATCCCGGCACCGAAGTCGCCGGGAATGAAGTACGCGCATTATGCGCCGCGCGGAACGCTGCGCATTGTGCGCGGGGCCGCCCCGGAAGCGGTGGCGGCCCGAATCGCCGCCGAGCTCGAGGCGGCCGCGCGGCGCGGGGAGGTGACGGGAGTGCTCGCCTTTGACGAGCATCTCCCTGACTTCCGCGCCGATTGCGTGCTCTCGCTCGGCAGCGTCCACGAGCTAGAGACGGCGGCGCACCGTCTTTATGGGGCGCTCCGCCGCTTCGATGAGTGCGGCGTCACTTACATGCTGGCCGAGGCCTGTCCTGAGGACGGACTCGGGGCCGCCGTCATGAACCGCCTGCTTAAAGCGGCGGGCCATGACGTAATTGAAGTATAG